GGCGCAACGACATGGACGAGACGCAGGAGCTGTACTATCCCGCCATCGCTCGTGCGATTAAGGACACGGGATACGACCGCTGGGTGGGGCACGAATTTATCCCCAAGGGCAACGATACCTTCGCTGCTCTGCGCCGCGCATACGAGCAGTTTAAGGTGTAAGTACGACGTGGGCGCGGAACGCGCCCCAATTTACCCTTTCACTGCACCTGCAGTCAGCCCCGCGATGAACTCCTTCTGTAATAGCATGAACAGGATAATCACCGGCAGTACGCTCAGGAACGTGCCTGCCATGAGCGTACCATACTGCTGCTGGTATAAACCCACCAGCTGGTTGAGCGCGATGGGCAGGGTGAATCGCTCCGTCTTGTGCAGGATAATCTGGGGCCAGAGGAAACTGTTCCACGTGCCCATGAAGGAAATCAGGCAGAACGCACCAATCATCGGACGGGAGACGGGCATCACGATGTCCCAGTAGATGCGGAACTCCGAACAGCCGTCGATGCGCGCCGCGTGTAACAACTCGTCGGGAACCTGTAGGATGGACTGCCGAAACAGGAAGATACCAAACACGCTGACCGCGCCAGGTACTACCAGTCCCGCGTAGCTATCCACCAGTCCCATGCGGTAGATGAGCTCGTACAGTGGCGCCATCAGCACCTGGCTGGGCAGCATCATAGTGGAGAGCATCAGAATCATGATAGGCTTTTTACCTTTGAACTCGTACTTCGCCAGTGCGAACCCCGCCAGCGAGGAAAAGAAGAGCTGTACGACGACCATCGTGCTGGCGACGAAGATGCTGTTTATCATGTAGCGATGGAAGGGCACGGTGCTGAACAGGTCGCGGAAGTTGAAAGTGCTGATTCGCGGCGCGAAGAAGGTGTAGCTGAACAGGTCGTCGGGCGATTTGAGCGTCGCCGCCAGCAGCCACACCATGGGCGTCAGCGTGAGCGCAGCAAACGCCAGCAGAAACAGATTGACCACAAAGCGAACGATTCGGTGAAAGATGCTCATTAGTCGCCCCCCTTCCATGCGCCTGTGACCCGCATCTGGAACAGGCTAATCATCAGCACGCCCAGCGCCAGCGTCCAGCCAACAGTGGAGGCATAACCCAGGTCGCCTGTAACGAAGCCTGTCTGATAGAGATACATCACGATAGTCAGCCCTGCCTGGTCGGGACCGGCGGAGTTGTTCAGCATAATCCAGGGTAGTTCAAACAGCTGGAACGAGCCGATGGTGCTCATTACCAAAACAAACACCGCCACTGGCTTGATGCCGGGCAAGGTGACCGCCCAGAATTGATGCCAGGCGTTCGCGCCGTCCACCGTTGCTGCTTCGTAGAGGTCTTTATCTACTGCCTGCAACGCTGCGAGGAAGTAAATCATGTTAAAACCCACATACATCCACAGCGAGGTCAGCACCAGAGCAGGCATCACCAGGTTGGGATTCGCCAGCCACTTGGTGTCCAGCGGTACGCCCGCGACGAAGTGCAGGAAACGGTTGACCAGCCCGTACTGCGGGATGAACAGCACGCTGAACAGCACGCCGACGAACACCTGCCCCAGCAGGTTGGGCGAGAAAAACGCCAGACGCAGCAGTTCACGCCCGCGTACCCAACGGCTGTTCAGTAGCAGTGCCAGCCCCAGGCTCAACGGCAGCTGCAGAAACACCGACCAGAAGGCAAACACGGCAGTATTCCACACTGCTTTGTGGAAATCGCTATCTGAAAGCAGGAAGCGAAAGTTTTCCAGTCCCACGAACACCGCGCTTTTCGGACCGTTCGTGGCGTAGAAGGCGAGTATCAGGCTCTTGACAATCGGGTATGCGCCAAAGGTGAAGAACAGTATCAGGAACGGCGAGACGAACAGATAAGGTGCCATCTTGTACTGCAGCACGAACCAGCGCGAGGTACGCGCGGCTCGCGTGGGTGTCAGGGAGATATCAGTCGGTCGGGTGGCCATCAGTACGGGTTCCTCCGCATGAGTCTTCGCACTTCGTCTGCGCTCTGTTTCAGGCGTTTGCGCACGAACTCTTCAAAACCTTTATCACCGTGCTGCTTGTAGTATTGTACGCACGCCACCAGCGCTTCACTGAGCTTGCCCTTCGCGGTGCCCACAAAGGGGCTGGTATACTGAAAGGGTACGTCTGGGGCAAGCTGCGCGTACAGCCTGCCCAGCGGCTGGTTGCTCCAATAGGGGCGTGGCTCATCATAAGCGGGATGGTCCCATGCCTCTTTGAGAGCAGGCAGGATGTTCGTATCGCGAAACCGCTGGGCAAGGTCGTCTTTATTCAGATACAGATGCAGTGCCAGTTCCCAGGCGAGGTCGGGGTACTTGCAATGCTTGGTGATGCCTATCATCGTGCCGCCCCAGGTGCTGGTACGCCTGCCTCCCGGGTACACAGCAGGCAGAGGCATCAACGCCATTTTGCCGCGCATCTTGGGAACGTCTACCTCTATAGTTTTGGAACGCCAGTCGGGGGCAATCATACACAGGAAGTAGCCGTCCTCCACCGCCCGGGTGAAGATTTGCCCACCTCCCAAATCGCTGGCGATGCGGTTGGGACCGGCTACCAGAGGTACGTAGAAGAGCATGGTTTGCACCGCGATCTCGTTGTCCATTGTGCAATTGCCCTGTGGGTCAAACAGTCCGCCACCTCTCTGGTAAAGCAGAGGCTCGAAACGGCTGGATTCACTGTCGGGCAGCTCCAGCATGTAGCGTTTGCCCGGGATGGTCACCTTGCGCCCGATGGCGATGAAGTCGTCCCACGTGTGGATTTTGCTCACGTCGATACCCAGCTGGTCGAAGATGTCGCGACGGTAGGCGATCATCACCGGGTGCACATCATGAGGCAGTCCGAAGATATGTCCGCGGCTGGTATAAGGGGCAAAGCGTGCCCGCACCATGCGGTCGTACAGTCCCGATTTTTTGATGCGGTCGGTCAGGTCGAGAAAGCCAACATCCTTGAGCGGTCCGCGGAAGAAGCTGCCCGCCGCGCTGATTTCCACTTCCACCAGGTCGGGCACATCGAGGTCGGACAGGAACGCCGCCTGCAAACGCGAGGTCACTGCCTGCCATGATACCAGCTGCAGGTCTACCTTTACGCCCGGGTGTTTGGCTTCGAAGGAGGGTATCGCCTGCTTGTAGGCGTCGTAATGCGTCTTGGCGAACGTCCACATCACCAGTGTGGCTTTCTTCGGCGGAACCGGATTGAAAGCCAGCCATACCCCCGAAAGAATCGACAGGATGAGCATACTCAGCGCCGCGGGTCCATACGGAAAGCGCATGATCTTCTACACTCCAGAAGAGTATTGCACCCCTGGTATTCTACTTCCGCTGATGAAAATCCTTCCCTTAAACGATTTAGATGCACTGGACAAGGAACGCGACCTACTCCTTATACCAGTTCTTGGTTTCTCTTTGGCGTTCTCGCATCGCAGGGGCTGTTCTTGGTATACTTGTAACGCCACTCTTAACACAGAAGGAGGAGATATGCAACGAACATTTGTGATGATTAAGCCCGACGGAGTGCGTCGGGGACTCGTTGGCGAGTGTATTCGTCGCTTCGAGCAGCGTGGGCTGAAGATAGTGGGCTTGAAAATGCTGGTGCCTTCGCGCGAGCTGGCGGAGAAGCACTATGCAGTGCACCGTGAGAAGCCGTTTTACACGGAACTGGTGGAGTTTATCACTTCGGGTCCGGTGGTGGCGATGGTGGTAGAGGGTCCAAGCGCTATCCCTCTGGTGCGCACGATGATGGGTGCGTTAGACCCACTTCAGGCGCAACCGGGCACCATCCGCGGCGATTTTACCTGCGACAAACAGATGAACATCGTTCACGGCTCCGACTCGCCCGAAACCGCCGAGAGCGAGATTGCGCTGTGGTTCTCACCGGAGGAGCTGGTTTCGTAGCTCCGCGTGGGCAGGGAAGCCCTTTTGCTTCGTCAAAACTCTATTAGAGGAGAGGAGGTGGCTATCATGAACCGCTACCGTATCGAGCGCGATTCCCTCGGTGAGGTGCGGGTGCCTGCTGATGCCCTGTATGGGGCGCAAACGCAGCGAGCAGTGGAGAACTTTCCCATCAGTGGTATTCGTTTCCCGCGCGTATTCATCCGTGCGCTGGGGCTGGTTAAGGGTGCTGCTGCCGAGGTGAACCATGAGCTGGGACTGCTGGATGAACAGAAGGCGCGAGCCATTCAGCAGGCGGCAGAGGAGGTTGCTGAGGGTAAGTGGGACGAGCATTTTCCGATTGACATCTTTCAGACCGGCTCTGGCACCTCCACCAACATGAACGCCAACGAGGTTATCGCCAACCGCGCCACGCAGATTCTGGGTGGCGAAATCGGTAGCAAGCTGGTGCATCCCAACGACCACGTGAACATGGGGCAGTCTTCTAATGACGTAATACCTACCGCCATCCACGTGAGCGCGTATTTGGAGGTGCAGGAGGTACTGCTGCCAGCCCTGCGCCACCTGTACGAGGTGTTGCTGAGGCGCGCTGCTGAACTGGACGATGTGGTCAAGACAGGCAGAACACACTTGATGGACGCGATGCCGGTACGCATGAGCCAGGAGATAGGCGGCTGGGCGTATCAGGTAGCGCAGAGTATCGAGCGCATCGAAAACTGCTTGCCCAGACTGGCAAAGCTCGCGCTGGGTGGCACGGCGGTCGGCACGGGAATCAATGCCCATCCCGAGTTCGCTTCGCGCGTCATGAAGAAGCTGGCACAGCGTACCGGTATCCCCTTTGTAGAGAGTGATAACCACTTCGCAGCGCAATCGGCGATGGACACCGCCACCGAGCTCAGCGGTCACCTGAAAACTGCTGCCACCGCGCTGATGAAAATCGCCAACGACCTGCGCTGGATGAACAGCGGTCCCATCGCCGGATTGGGCGAAATCGCCTTACCTGCTCTGCAGCCGGGTAGCAGCATCATGCCCGGCAAGGTGAACCCGGTTATCTGTGAATCGGTGATGATGGTATGCGCGCAGGTGATGGGTAACGACCTGGCAGTATCCATCGGTAACGAGCGAGGCAATTTCCAGCTGAACGTGATGCTGCCTTTGATTGCGCACAATCTATTGCAGTCCATCACGATTTTGGGCAACGTGGCGCGCATCTTCGCCGACAAAGCGGTAGCCGGATTCACCGTGAACCGCGAGCGCATCGCCGAGGCGGTCGGCAAGAACCCAATTCTGGTCACCGCCCTGAACCCCGTCATCGGCTACGATAAGGCGGCACAAATTGCCAAACGCGCATATGCGGAGGGACGTTCGCTCAAAGAGGTCGCACTGGAGATGACCGACCTTACTGCCGAGCAGCTGGAGCAGCTGCTGGACCCGCGCCCCATGACCGAAGGCGGTATCGTGGGGAAGATGGATGGAGGATAGGGTTTGTTCTCTCTTGAGCCGCGCGGTATACTGTTGGTAGAGGAGTGTTTCAAAATCACCGATGGGGGAGGCGAGTGTGCCTGATGGGTGCACTTCCGCTGGAGTTGGCATATAACCTGGAAAGCAGCGAGATTGTAGAGCGACTGGAAAGGCTGGGCAAGCTTCCCGCGGACACAGACCCCAGTCCGCTGATGCAGCTGGCACAGCATCCTAACCCCAAGGTGCGTACGGCTGCCGCAAAGAATCTTGCCAAGTTGGAGAATCTGTCTTTGCTCGCCTTCCTCGTAGAATGCGCCCAAAAAGAGCCAAACACCATGGCTCGCCGCGAGTTCGTCTCAGCGATAGGGCGGCTGCGTCATCCCTCTGTGATACCGCACCTGATCACTTTTTTGCAGGATGAAGACCCTAAAGTGGTGCTACAGGCAATTAGAGGGCTATTATGCTTTCGGCAAGATGCAGAGATAATCACGCATCTTCAGAAACTGCGTTATCATCCCAACGAGCTGATACGCAAAGCAATCAGCACAGAGCTGGATGGGGGACGCAGTTCACGGCAAGAAAAGCGCGATCATGTACACAGCCCCGATTGGCTACATAATGTGCTGGTGAATGCGGATGTACTGGACGTGCTGCGCCATGTTCCCGATGAGTCGGTACATCTCACCTTTACATCGCCTCCATACTACAACGCACGAGACTATACCATTTACCGCAGCTACGAAGAGTACCTGCAGTTTCTGGTTCGCGTATTTACCGAGGTGCACCGTATCACCAAGGAAGGGCGTTTCTTTGTATTGAACACGTCGCCTGTTCTCGTACCACGTATGAGCAGACAGCATTCCAGCACGCGCTATCTGATTCCTTTTGACATTCATCCCCTGATCACCAAAATCGGCTTTGATTTTATCGATGACATCATCTGGCTGAAGCCAGAACCCAGCGCTAAGAACCGCAACGGGGGCTTTTACCAGCACCGCAAGCCGCTAGGATATAAGGCAAACTCGGTAGTGGAGTACGTTATCGTCTACAGAAAGCACACGAACAAACTGATCGACTGGAACATGCGCCAGTACGACCCGGAAACTATAGAAGCCAGCAAAGTGCTGGGTGATTACGAGAAGACCAACGTCTGGCGGATTGCACCCTCTGCGGACCCGGTGCACCCGGCGGTCTTTCCTGTGGAACTGGCAACGCGCGTTATCGAATTGTACTCCTATCGGGGAGACCTGGTGTTTGACCCCTTCGCAGGACGTGGAACCGTTGGTGTTGCTGCGCTACAAACCGGAAGATTCTATTTCCTTGTGGAAAAAGACCCGCAGTATGCCTCCTATGCCAAAGATCTCCTGAGCGAAGGCACTCTGTTTGGTGGCAACTCCGTTCGGATGATGACGCTGGATGAATTCGTCCGTTGTGAACATCATCCTTACCATCAAGTTCAACAATGTAGCAATTGACCTGGACATCAACGAGAGCCTGATTGTTATCAACGCCCTTGCGGTTGCTCGTGCTGCTCTGCGTGGCGGTATTTGGAGCACTGCGGGCAAGCAGGTGGAAAAGCCGCTGATGATGACGCTATGTGCCTTGCACCAGGTGCCCCTTCGTCACTTCATGTTGTCCTCACCGGTTGGACACAAACGCGAGGTAGATTTTTATCTGGTGGACAATCAGGGTAAGCCCTATCGATGCGAGGTAAAGTTGATGGGCAAGGGCAACCCCGAGAGCGCCGATGCCGCCTTCGCTCGCGATGCAGAGGTCTTCATCGCAGACAAACTGTCAGATAAAAATAAAGCACAGTTAACCGAGTGGGGCATTTTGTGGATGGAGTTGCGCGGTGCAGCCGACCTTTCCCAGTTCTCAAACATCTTGACCAGGCTTGGCATCCAGCATAAGCCCATCAAGGGCAATCTGAGGAACAAACTGGAAAAGGTACTTCAAAAGATACTGGAGGAACCTGTCGCTCCTTCCCCGAACCCTTTTATACTCCGTGAAAGCATAGAAGACTACGAGTCTTCAGAGTATCTCGTAGAACTCGAGTGAAATTCATAGCTTCCTGCGCGTCCACCATAGGCAATATAGGATTTACTCACTGAAGTACGTAAATTATCTCTGTCGAGTAGAGTTCTTGTCAGGAGGTTTATCATGGAGCACCCCCGTAAACCGGTTACGGAAATGGTCTACTCCTCGCCGGAGGAGATGGTTTTCGGTTCGGCAGCGAAGCCGCTTGCGTGCGGAAATGGAGTGCTTATCGGCGCAGGAGAGGTGATCCCCGAGGTGAACTTTACCTTGCCGCCGATGGCCATACGCGAGGAAACCTTACCCGATGTGCGCCAGCGGTTTCGCGAGATGGTGGAACGTATCCTCACCCGTGCAGTGCAGCAGGGGCTATCTGCTCTTGTGCTGGAGCTGGAGCATCTGTACGAGCTGACCCTGCATCCCGACTGGGGGGCACTGGTGACCGCAGACATCAAGAGGGTGATGGAAGAGTTTGGGCAGCGTTACGGGCTGCGCTCCGCTCTGCGTGTGACCGTCGCCGATATCCGCGACCAGCAGCGTCCCCCCCACATGCGTACCGGTGAGCAGTTCGCTACCATGTTACAGGCTTTCGAACGTTGTGCAGAAGCTGGCGCGGATATCCTCTCCATCGAAAGCACCGGTGGTAAAGAGGTCAACGACCACGCACTGGTGCAGGGCGATATGGAGGGCATCGCTTTTGCGCTGGGTGTGCTCGCGCCGCGCGATATGGAATCGTTGTGGGGAGCGATTGTAGACATCGCCCATCGCTACAAAGTGGTACCCCGGCGGCGATACCGCTTGTGGCTTTGGCAACACGGCGATGCAGCTGGCGCATCAGGGGTTACTGCCCAGGGTGCTGGCGGCGGTCGTTCGGCTGATGACCGTGCCTCGTTCGCTGGTGGCGGTGGAAATGGGCGCAACAGGTCCACTGAAGGACTGCGGCTACGAGAACCCCGTGATTAAAGCCATTAGCGGCGTGCCTATCAGCATGGAGGGCAAGTCCAGCGCGTGCGCGCACTCCTCTCCGCTGGGCAATATCGCTGCGGCGACATGTGACCTGTGGAGCAACGAGTCGGTGCAGGACGTGCGTCTGCTCGGCGGTTACGCGCCCGCCGTGTTCACCGAAATCCTCGCCTACGACTGCCGACTGATGAACACCGCCCTTAAACAGGGGCAGGGGAAGGCTCTGCGCGACCTGTTTGTGGTTTCCGACCATCACCGCGACCCGCAGGCGTTGATGCTTGACCTGCGCGTGGTGCATGAGGCAGGCAAGCGTGTCGTGGAAGCGGGAGAAGACCATTACGCTCGCACGCTGGCGATGGCGCGCTATGCCACAGAGGAAATACGCCGCGCCGTTCGTGAGGGAAGCATCGCTTTGGAGCAGCGTGAGGAGCGATGGCTGGGCATGATAGAAGATGCCCTCACCGACCTACCCGAAGACGCCGACGCACTCCGCCGACGGGCAGACCTGAACTACGGTTCGCTGTACATTCCTGCGGAATACGGATTGGAACCATGAACTCGCGCGAACGCATCCGAATCACCCTGGCGCGTGGTATCCCTGACCGCGTGCCCATGCTCGACATCACCTTCTGGCCCGACACCTTGGTGCGCTGGCAACAGGAAGGCTTTCCCGAAGGCGCAGACCCGGTGGACTATTTCGGGCTGGACAGGATTGAGCGCTTCGGCTTTGATGGCTCGTTGGATCTGCCGGTAGAGATGATAGAAGAGACCGACCGCTGGCGCATCTATCGCAATGCCAATGGGCTGGTGGTCAAAGAGTGGAAAGATTCGTACGCTCCCCCGGCTCGTCTGGAATGTACCGTACAGAGCTGGGATGAGTGGCTTCAGGTCAAACCGCGCCTGCAGGTGAGCCCCGACCGTATTCCCGATTCGATGATACAGAGCTACCGTATCTGGCGCGAGCAGGATTGGTTTGTAGTGGCGGAGCCAGTAGAGCCAATGTGGTACGTGCTCGACCACCTGATGGGGTTTCAGAACGCCCTGCCCCTGATTGCCGAACAGCCCGACCTCATCG
This Armatimonadota bacterium DNA region includes the following protein-coding sequences:
- a CDS encoding nucleoside-diphosphate kinase yields the protein MQRTFVMIKPDGVRRGLVGECIRRFEQRGLKIVGLKMLVPSRELAEKHYAVHREKPFYTELVEFITSGPVVAMVVEGPSAIPLVRTMMGALDPLQAQPGTIRGDFTCDKQMNIVHGSDSPETAESEIALWFSPEELVS
- a CDS encoding hypothetical protein (possible pseudo, frameshifted), producing MGATGPLKDCGYENPVIKAISGVPISMEGKSSACAHSSPLGNIAAATCDLWSNESVQDVRLLGGYAPAVFTEILAYDCRLMNTALKQGQGKALRDLFVVSDHHRDPQALMLDLRVVHEAGKRVVEAGEDHYARTLAMARYATEEIRRAVREGSIALEQREERWLGMIEDALTDLPEDADALRRRADLNYGSLYIPAEYGLEP
- a CDS encoding sugar ABC transporter ATP-binding protein, coding for MATRPTDISLTPTRAARTSRWFVLQYKMAPYLFVSPFLILFFTFGAYPIVKSLILAFYATNGPKSAVFVGLENFRFLLSDSDFHKAVWNTAVFAFWSVFLQLPLSLGLALLLNSRWVRGRELLRLAFFSPNLLGQVFVGVLFSVLFIPQYGLVNRFLHFVAGVPLDTKWLANPNLVMPALVLTSLWMYVGFNMIYFLAALQAVDKDLYEAATVDGANAWHQFWAVTLPGIKPVAVFVLVMSTIGSFQLFELPWIMLNNSAGPDQAGLTIVMYLYQTGFVTGDLGYASTVGWTLALGVLMISLFQMRVTGAWKGGD
- the fumC gene encoding fumarate hydratase class II is translated as MNRYRIERDSLGEVRVPADALYGAQTQRAVENFPISGIRFPRVFIRALGLVKGAAAEVNHELGLLDEQKARAIQQAAEEVAEGKWDEHFPIDIFQTGSGTSTNMNANEVIANRATQILGGEIGSKLVHPNDHVNMGQSSNDVIPTAIHVSAYLEVQEVLLPALRHLYEVLLRRAAELDDVVKTGRTHLMDAMPVRMSQEIGGWAYQVAQSIERIENCLPRLAKLALGGTAVGTGINAHPEFASRVMKKLAQRTGIPFVESDNHFAAQSAMDTATELSGHLKTAATALMKIANDLRWMNSGPIAGLGEIALPALQPGSSIMPGKVNPVICESVMMVCAQVMGNDLAVSIGNERGNFQLNVMLPLIAHNLLQSITILGNVARIFADKAVAGFTVNRERIAEAVGKNPILVTALNPVIGYDKAAQIAKRAYAEGRSLKEVALEMTDLTAEQLEQLLDPRPMTEGGIVGKMDGG
- the araQ gene encoding L-arabinose transport system permease protein AraQ yields the protein MSIFHRIVRFVVNLFLLAFAALTLTPMVWLLAATLKSPDDLFSYTFFAPRISTFNFRDLFSTVPFHRYMINSIFVASTMVVVQLFFSSLAGFALAKYEFKGKKPIMILMLSTMMLPSQVLMAPLYELIYRMGLVDSYAGLVVPGAVSVFGIFLFRQSILQVPDELLHAARIDGCSEFRIYWDIVMPVSRPMIGAFCLISFMGTWNSFLWPQIILHKTERFTLPIALNQLVGLYQQQYGTLMAGTFLSVLPVIILFMLLQKEFIAGLTAGAVKG
- a CDS encoding hypothetical protein (possible pseudo, frameshifted), whose product is MEHPRKPVTEMVYSSPEEMVFGSAAKPLACGNGVLIGAGEVIPEVNFTLPPMAIREETLPDVRQRFREMVERILTRAVQQGLSALVLELEHLYELTLHPDWGALVTADIKRVMEEFGQRYGLRSALRVTVADIRDQQRPPHMRTGEQFATMLQAFERCAEAGADILSIESTGGKEVNDHALVQGDMEGIAFALGVLAPRDMESLWGAIVDIAHRYKVVPRRRYRLWLWQHGDAAGASGVTAQGAGGGRSADDRASFAGGGGNGRNRSTEGLRLREPRD